The Solibacillus daqui genome has a segment encoding these proteins:
- a CDS encoding N-acetylmuramoyl-L-alanine amidase, whose protein sequence is MRRWLALIFVMFCSMMVVVYETSASDKRFFLPEPLGGMKIMLDAGHGGLDGGASNGDVVEKEITLAITNKVARQLTRLGAEVILTRTTDGDVLNEHAPNEDFPTNRERKKQDIFLREALVKQHEPDLFITIHANAIPNSKWRGAQVFYHKSGHASSEDLAKAIQQTIRETLENTTREALSIKEVYLLKKAEVPAVLVETGFLSNEEERNLLASENYQDKMAFAIARGIENYVHAAFD, encoded by the coding sequence TTGAGGCGTTGGCTTGCACTGATATTTGTAATGTTTTGTTCGATGATGGTCGTTGTTTATGAAACGAGCGCATCGGATAAACGATTTTTTTTGCCTGAGCCATTAGGTGGTATGAAAATTATGCTCGATGCAGGGCACGGTGGCTTAGATGGTGGTGCGTCGAATGGTGATGTAGTGGAGAAGGAAATTACGTTAGCAATAACAAATAAGGTAGCGCGGCAGCTGACACGTTTGGGTGCCGAAGTGATTTTAACGCGGACGACAGATGGAGACGTATTAAATGAACATGCACCAAATGAAGATTTCCCAACGAATCGTGAACGTAAAAAACAGGATATTTTCTTACGAGAGGCGTTAGTAAAGCAACATGAGCCGGATTTATTTATTACGATTCATGCCAATGCTATCCCAAATAGTAAGTGGCGCGGCGCACAAGTGTTTTATCATAAGTCTGGTCATGCTAGTAGCGAGGATTTAGCGAAGGCGATTCAGCAAACAATTCGTGAAACATTGGAAAACACGACGCGCGAGGCATTGTCGATTAAGGAAGTCTATTTACTGAAGAAGGCAGAAGTACCTGCTGTATTAGTGGAGACAGGCTTTTTAAGTAATGAAGAGGAACGAAACTTACTTGCTAGTGAAAATTACCAAGACAAAATGGCATTTGCAATTGCACGCGGCATCGAGAATTACGTGCATGCAGCATTCGACTAG
- a CDS encoding ABC transporter ATP-binding protein produces the protein MARQGRLTGPIVKPKNQKQTLLRIWGYLRIQRVELMTVVVFVIISTLLSLIGPYMIGKTIDDYIVKFNVSGAIRMALILAGIYTASSFLTWAQQFVMIRVSQRTIRRLRQQLFEQYQALPLAFFDQKQQGDLMSRMTNDIENLNAAMSQSVIQIVSSFLTIVGTAFALFYLDWRLALVTLTIIPLIVWASKQIIKRSSVNYKERQRDLGNLNGYIEETISNADIITLFSKEKATLAEFNVANEKLRGSAMRADIISGFMGPINNFMNNLGLSLVIGTGAIMAVTSGLSIGIIASFVTYTRQFFRPINQLSNLLNTFQSAIAGSERVFEVLDEAREVADIPNAKEKVKLNGDVVFEQVQFGYEKDKPVLKGIDFTAKAGETIAIVGPTGSGKTTIIQLLTRFYDATGGRILLDGEPIVNFKMNNVRDHVGVVLQDTYLFSGTVRENIRFGKLSATDAEVEDAAKIACAHNFIKYLPEQYDTALTSGGLNLSQGQRQLIAIARAILEDPDILILDEATSSVDTMTEVHIQKGLNNLMQGRTSFVIAHRLKTIENADQILVIQDGQILEQGNHVSLMQARGFYASLQQQLMVN, from the coding sequence ATGGCTAGACAGGGGCGCTTAACAGGGCCGATAGTAAAGCCGAAAAATCAAAAGCAAACGTTACTGCGTATTTGGGGTTACTTGCGTATTCAACGCGTTGAATTGATGACCGTTGTCGTTTTTGTAATTATTAGTACGCTACTGAGCTTAATTGGTCCGTATATGATTGGGAAAACAATTGACGACTATATCGTGAAATTCAACGTATCAGGTGCAATTCGAATGGCGCTCATCTTAGCAGGAATTTATACGGCATCGTCTTTCTTAACATGGGCACAGCAGTTTGTGATGATTCGTGTTTCCCAAAGAACAATTCGCCGTTTGCGTCAGCAGCTATTTGAACAATATCAAGCATTACCACTGGCGTTTTTCGATCAAAAGCAGCAGGGCGATTTAATGAGCCGTATGACAAATGATATTGAAAACCTAAATGCTGCCATGTCGCAAAGTGTGATTCAAATTGTTTCGAGCTTCTTAACAATTGTCGGGACGGCATTTGCATTGTTTTATTTAGATTGGCGACTGGCCCTTGTAACGTTAACAATTATTCCGCTAATCGTATGGGCGTCGAAGCAAATTATTAAGCGTAGTAGCGTGAACTATAAGGAGCGTCAGCGTGATTTAGGGAATTTGAACGGCTATATCGAAGAAACGATTTCTAATGCCGACATTATTACGCTGTTCAGTAAAGAAAAAGCAACATTAGCGGAATTCAACGTAGCAAATGAAAAGCTGCGCGGCTCTGCGATGCGTGCCGATATTATTTCGGGCTTTATGGGACCAATCAATAATTTTATGAATAATTTAGGCTTAAGTTTGGTTATTGGTACTGGTGCCATAATGGCGGTAACGAGCGGTCTGTCGATTGGAATTATTGCATCGTTTGTAACGTATACGCGCCAATTTTTCCGCCCGATTAATCAATTATCGAACTTACTGAATACATTTCAGTCAGCCATTGCCGGTTCGGAGCGTGTGTTTGAAGTTTTAGATGAGGCTCGGGAAGTTGCAGATATCCCGAATGCGAAAGAAAAAGTGAAATTAAATGGTGATGTCGTGTTCGAACAAGTCCAGTTTGGTTATGAGAAGGACAAGCCGGTGTTAAAGGGTATTGATTTTACAGCAAAAGCGGGTGAAACAATTGCCATTGTTGGCCCAACAGGTTCTGGGAAAACAACTATTATTCAGCTACTAACACGCTTTTACGATGCAACGGGTGGACGAATATTATTAGATGGTGAGCCGATTGTAAATTTTAAAATGAACAATGTGCGCGACCATGTGGGCGTTGTTCTGCAAGATACGTATTTATTTTCAGGGACTGTTCGTGAAAATATTCGATTTGGGAAGCTTAGTGCAACGGATGCTGAGGTAGAAGATGCGGCGAAAATTGCCTGTGCACATAATTTCATAAAATATTTACCAGAGCAGTATGATACCGCTCTGACGAGTGGTGGGTTGAATTTAAGTCAGGGGCAGCGTCAGTTAATCGCAATTGCACGAGCGATTTTAGAAGACCCAGATATTTTAATTTTAGATGAAGCGACTTCGAGTGTAGATACGATGACTGAGGTGCATATTCAAAAAGGCTTGAATAATTTAATGCAAGGACGTACAAGTTTTGTCATTGCACACCGCTTGAAGACAATTGAAAACGCTGATCAAATTTTAGTGATTCAAGATGGTCAAATTTTAGAACAAGGCAATCATGTCTCATTAATGCAGGCACGTGGATTTTATGCATCACTGCAGCAGCAACTAATGGTAAACTAA
- a CDS encoding ABC transporter ATP-binding protein — protein MQAVWKLSKYVKPYILFAIIAPVMMLIEVGMDLLQPTILKHIIDDGIAKGDTSYIVKMFGLMLATSLIGLIGGVGCSIYASRTAVNFSTDLRHDLYETITYFSNKSKDKFTLGKLVTNLTSDIEMLQRALTMLLKIFVRGPMMFIGAIVIVFITARELFPILLVVVPVLAFFMYYFTALSGKLFYKVQKVVDQVNSKVQENLAGIRVIKAYNRKDHQIEQFEDVNTQLMRRSMMADQIIGTLGPLTMFIVNLGIVAALWMGAIKVDNNALQVGVILAFINYLMMVMQGLTSSANVLIQLARAIPSAERIVEVLEEQTELTSPKNVAKYPIQGSVKFENVHFSYVKETEAVLKNVSFHVNVGETVGIIGMTGSGKSTLVKMLPRLFDVDQGEVKIDGRNIKDYDLQHLRAAIGYAPQKATLFSKTIAENLRFGKTEATEQDVLEALVAANAQEFVNKLPAYTEHELTQGATNLSGGQKQRLAMARAFIRQPQILILDDVTSAVDSISEKTIQNAINSKFTEATKFVVSSKISSIRHADQIFVMDDGEIVAQGTHEALLKTSSLYQEMARTQAEKGVTVGE, from the coding sequence ATGCAGGCAGTTTGGAAATTATCGAAATACGTAAAGCCGTATATTCTTTTTGCCATTATTGCACCGGTTATGATGCTTATCGAAGTTGGGATGGATTTATTACAACCAACCATTTTAAAGCATATTATTGACGATGGCATCGCAAAAGGTGATACGTCATATATCGTAAAAATGTTTGGTCTGATGCTAGCTACGTCATTGATTGGTCTGATTGGAGGTGTAGGATGCTCAATCTATGCCTCCCGGACAGCGGTCAATTTTTCGACGGATTTACGTCATGACTTATATGAAACGATTACTTATTTCTCAAATAAAAGTAAGGATAAATTTACGCTCGGTAAACTGGTAACGAATTTAACGAGTGATATTGAAATGCTTCAGCGTGCATTAACGATGCTGCTGAAAATTTTTGTGCGCGGACCAATGATGTTTATCGGGGCGATTGTTATTGTTTTTATTACGGCACGTGAGCTATTCCCAATATTATTAGTTGTTGTGCCAGTTTTAGCGTTTTTCATGTATTACTTTACAGCGCTTTCGGGGAAGTTGTTCTATAAAGTGCAAAAGGTAGTCGATCAAGTAAATTCGAAGGTGCAAGAAAACTTAGCCGGTATTCGTGTTATTAAAGCGTATAATCGCAAAGACCACCAAATCGAGCAGTTTGAAGATGTGAATACACAGTTGATGAGGCGCAGTATGATGGCTGATCAAATTATTGGGACATTAGGTCCGCTTACAATGTTCATCGTAAACTTAGGAATTGTCGCAGCATTATGGATGGGTGCAATTAAGGTCGATAACAATGCGTTACAAGTCGGTGTGATACTAGCGTTTATCAACTATTTAATGATGGTTATGCAAGGTTTAACAAGCTCAGCAAACGTACTCATTCAATTAGCACGCGCGATTCCAAGTGCAGAGCGAATTGTCGAAGTGCTTGAAGAGCAAACAGAGTTAACCAGTCCCAAAAATGTGGCCAAGTATCCTATCCAAGGTAGCGTGAAATTTGAAAACGTACATTTTTCATATGTAAAAGAGACAGAAGCGGTATTGAAAAATGTGAGCTTCCATGTAAACGTGGGCGAAACAGTTGGCATTATCGGGATGACTGGTAGTGGAAAATCAACATTAGTGAAAATGCTACCACGACTATTTGATGTCGATCAAGGTGAGGTCAAAATTGATGGTAGGAATATTAAAGACTATGATTTACAACATTTACGCGCGGCAATTGGCTATGCACCGCAAAAGGCAACACTGTTTTCAAAGACAATTGCTGAAAATTTACGTTTCGGTAAAACGGAAGCAACTGAGCAAGATGTTTTAGAAGCGTTAGTAGCGGCCAATGCTCAAGAATTCGTCAATAAATTACCAGCCTATACCGAGCATGAATTAACACAAGGGGCGACGAATCTATCGGGTGGTCAAAAGCAGCGTCTTGCTATGGCACGCGCTTTCATCCGCCAACCGCAAATATTAATTTTAGACGATGTCACAAGCGCGGTTGATAGTATTTCTGAGAAAACGATTCAAAATGCCATTAACTCTAAATTTACGGAGGCTACAAAGTTTGTCGTGTCGTCAAAAATTTCATCGATTCGTCATGCAGATCAAATCTTTGTTATGGATGACGGAGAAATCGTTGCACAAGGAACGCATGAGGCATTACTAAAAACGAGCTCATTGTATCAAGAAATGGCGAGAACGCAGGCAGAAAAAGGGGTGACTGTAGGTGAATAG
- a CDS encoding 2-keto-3-deoxygluconate kinase has translation MRPEGRGRRGEGECSPRYKGAQTFRRGRALEFYRQLETKRDTLKKQLAVPELQSIHPVIAGELKATEAIMNDFVALFQLNEILENVQQED, from the coding sequence ATGCGACCAGAAGGAAGAGGACGACGTGGTGAAGGGGAATGCTCGCCACGCTATAAAGGGGCACAAACATTTCGGCGTGGGCGTGCGTTAGAATTTTATCGTCAGCTAGAAACAAAGCGCGATACATTAAAGAAACAGTTAGCAGTACCAGAATTGCAGTCGATTCATCCTGTTATTGCAGGGGAGTTAAAGGCTACAGAAGCGATTATGAATGATTTTGTTGCGCTATTCCAGCTCAATGAAATTTTAGAAAATGTTCAACAGGAAGACTGA
- a CDS encoding methyl-accepting chemotaxis protein: MNPKLKVIVDSIDFYQATYPEDACILIFDTEKVIGYKRGKKVDLKITLSETVEQHRNTTSVRAMRSGKILREERSAEGFGFPYIASSVPVVDNGKVVGVVTGVISNFRVSNMRIVAEELSAAVQEMSATTEQLAHASSDVSNRIEELSQYAELMNGNIQQINSIVNAVKDIAMHSKILGLNASIEAARSGEHGKGFAVVANEIQKMAQNSTDSANNIAKQLVDITDSIEHINAYTKQISSFTEEYTASMHEMSEGYTSINKIGQKLLDLGEVNH; the protein is encoded by the coding sequence ATGAATCCGAAATTAAAAGTCATTGTTGATTCAATTGATTTTTATCAAGCTACATATCCCGAAGATGCCTGTATATTGATTTTTGATACGGAAAAAGTCATTGGCTACAAACGTGGGAAAAAGGTCGATTTAAAAATTACTCTTAGCGAAACAGTAGAACAGCACCGTAACACAACAAGTGTACGTGCAATGAGAAGTGGCAAAATTTTGCGCGAAGAACGCAGTGCTGAAGGTTTTGGCTTCCCTTACATCGCTTCATCAGTACCAGTCGTTGATAATGGAAAAGTTGTTGGAGTTGTAACAGGGGTTATTTCAAACTTCCGTGTCAGCAATATGCGCATCGTTGCAGAAGAACTTTCTGCCGCTGTACAAGAAATGTCGGCCACTACCGAACAGCTTGCACATGCTAGTTCTGATGTTTCAAATCGTATCGAAGAGCTGTCACAATACGCCGAGCTGATGAATGGGAACATCCAACAAATTAACTCCATTGTAAATGCTGTGAAGGATATCGCAATGCATTCGAAAATTTTAGGATTAAACGCTTCCATCGAGGCCGCTCGCTCTGGCGAACATGGTAAGGGCTTTGCAGTTGTCGCCAATGAAATTCAAAAAATGGCACAAAATAGTACCGATAGCGCCAACAATATTGCTAAGCAGCTTGTGGATATTACAGATTCAATTGAACATATTAATGCCTATACAAAACAAATTTCATCGTTCACTGAAGAATACACAGCGAGTATGCACGAAATGAGTGAAGGCTACACAAGCATCAATAAAATTGGACAAAAGCTACTCGATCTTGGAGAAGTTAACCATTAA
- a CDS encoding C45 family autoproteolytic acyltransferase/hydolase, with the protein MKKVTSDILQFKGSHYDFGVYQGELLKRSPLLKNRESMYKRFTQKFTVDAPHIKHLLNTFAPHITDEIEGLAYALAFTEKQALLHFAGYYANIKSGCSITTNPRYMIRNYDNAPSSYDGRFVFFAPTDSGFASMGPTMQVTGRMDGLNEKGLAIGYNFVNTKNNGDGFVCNMIGRILLERCESVDSAIGLLRDIPHKHSFNYVLLDATGNSKIVEASPRHVAVRENIACTNHFNILLEENRYRMEDSLAREQVISDAQQNVLTTQEAFKLMNGIERGVFATKYGAWDGTLHTAGYLPSERKAIFALGGNALPVLFDLDGWLQGKRLMITKLKGVLDANEGFANM; encoded by the coding sequence ATGAAAAAAGTTACGAGTGATATCCTACAATTTAAAGGTTCACATTATGATTTTGGCGTTTATCAAGGTGAGCTATTAAAACGGTCGCCTCTTTTAAAAAATCGGGAATCGATGTACAAACGCTTCACACAAAAGTTCACCGTAGATGCACCACATATCAAACACTTATTGAATACATTTGCACCGCACATCACGGATGAAATCGAGGGACTTGCCTATGCGCTTGCCTTCACCGAAAAACAAGCACTATTGCACTTCGCCGGCTACTATGCCAACATCAAGAGTGGCTGCTCGATTACTACTAACCCTCGCTACATGATTCGTAATTACGATAATGCGCCAAGCTCTTACGATGGACGCTTTGTGTTCTTTGCCCCAACGGATTCGGGTTTTGCATCCATGGGACCAACAATGCAAGTTACCGGGCGAATGGACGGATTAAACGAAAAAGGGTTAGCAATTGGCTATAATTTCGTCAATACCAAAAACAACGGAGACGGCTTTGTTTGTAATATGATCGGTCGCATACTACTTGAGCGTTGTGAATCAGTAGACAGTGCCATTGGGCTACTACGCGACATTCCACACAAACATTCATTTAACTATGTATTACTTGATGCAACTGGGAACTCAAAAATCGTCGAGGCATCCCCCCGTCATGTTGCCGTACGTGAAAATATTGCCTGTACAAATCATTTTAATATTCTACTAGAAGAAAACCGGTACCGAATGGAAGACTCACTTGCACGTGAACAAGTCATTTCAGATGCACAACAGAACGTGCTAACAACACAAGAAGCCTTTAAATTAATGAACGGGATTGAACGAGGTGTGTTTGCAACAAAGTATGGGGCTTGGGACGGTACACTCCATACAGCTGGTTATCTACCAAGTGAGCGTAAGGCTATTTTTGCGCTTGGTGGTAATGCATTGCCGGTACTCTTTGATTTGGATGGATGGCTTCAAGGAAAGCGCTTAATGATTACAAAGTTAAAAGGTGTGCTTGATGCCAATGAAGGCTTTGCAAATATGTAG
- the rpsI gene encoding 30S ribosomal protein S9, producing MAQVQYIGTGRRKSSTARVRLVPGEGKVVINNRDVADYLPYETLHLIINQPLEATETKGSYDVHVNVNGGGFTGQAGAIRHGIARALLQVDPDFRSALKAAGLLTRDSRMKERKKPGLRGARRAPQFSKR from the coding sequence TTGGCACAAGTACAATACATCGGCACAGGTCGCCGTAAAAGCTCAACTGCTCGCGTACGTTTAGTACCAGGCGAAGGTAAAGTAGTAATCAACAACCGTGATGTTGCAGATTACCTACCATACGAAACTTTACATTTAATCATCAACCAACCATTAGAAGCAACTGAAACTAAAGGTTCTTATGACGTTCACGTTAACGTAAACGGTGGTGGATTCACAGGTCAAGCTGGAGCAATCCGTCACGGTATCGCTCGTGCATTATTACAAGTTGACCCAGACTTCCGTTCAGCTTTAAAAGCTGCAGGTCTATTAACTCGTGACTCTCGCATGAAAGAACGTAAAAAACCAGGTTTACGCGGCGCTCGTCGTGCACCTCAGTTCTCAAAACGTTAA
- the rplM gene encoding 50S ribosomal protein L13 — translation MRTTFMAKGQEVERKWLVVDAEGQTLGRLASEVASILRGKHKPTFTPNVDTGDHVIIINADKIELTGNKLQKKIYYRHTQFAGGLKQRTAGEMKEKYPVQMLELAIKGMLPKNSLGRQMFGKLNVYTGSEHPHAAQKPEAYELRG, via the coding sequence ATGCGCACAACTTTCATGGCTAAAGGTCAAGAAGTAGAACGTAAATGGTTAGTAGTTGACGCAGAAGGCCAAACATTAGGTCGTTTAGCTTCTGAAGTAGCTTCTATCTTACGCGGTAAACATAAACCAACTTTCACACCAAACGTTGATACAGGTGATCACGTAATCATCATCAACGCTGACAAAATTGAGTTAACAGGTAACAAATTACAAAAGAAAATTTACTACCGTCACACTCAATTCGCTGGTGGTTTAAAACAACGTACAGCTGGTGAAATGAAAGAAAAGTACCCAGTACAAATGTTAGAATTAGCAATCAAAGGTATGCTTCCAAAGAACTCTTTAGGTCGTCAAATGTTTGGTAAATTAAACGTTTACACTGGTTCTGAGCATCCACATGCTGCACAAAAACCAGAAGCTTACGAGCTACGTGGTTAA
- the truA gene encoding tRNA pseudouridine(38-40) synthase TruA: protein MMRLRATISYDGTQFAGYQVQPGERTVQLEIEKVLAKMHKGDSVKITASGRTDARVHATGQVIHFDTTLQIPVEKYQKALNVQLPRDIRVLAVEQVADDFHARFDVSGKRYRYIWDCSAVQSPFRRHYTVEANGIEPNVEAMQRAAGAIIGTHEFSCFCAANTSVVDKVRTVHGLELAWHGEELHMTISGTGFLYNMVRIIAGTLWEVGTGRRDVDSVAQAIVSRDRANAGKTAPAHGLYLEQVFYE, encoded by the coding sequence ATGATGAGACTAAGAGCAACAATTAGCTATGATGGTACGCAGTTTGCTGGCTATCAAGTGCAGCCTGGCGAGCGTACCGTTCAGCTTGAAATCGAAAAAGTATTAGCGAAGATGCATAAGGGTGATAGCGTGAAAATTACGGCAAGCGGTCGTACCGATGCACGTGTACATGCGACTGGCCAGGTTATTCATTTTGATACGACACTTCAGATTCCTGTTGAAAAGTATCAGAAGGCATTAAATGTGCAGCTACCGCGTGATATTCGTGTATTAGCGGTGGAACAAGTTGCGGATGATTTTCACGCGCGCTTTGATGTGTCAGGCAAGCGCTATCGTTACATTTGGGATTGTAGCGCTGTACAAAGCCCATTTCGTCGTCATTACACAGTTGAGGCAAATGGTATTGAGCCTAATGTAGAAGCGATGCAACGTGCGGCTGGTGCCATTATCGGTACACATGAGTTTAGCTGCTTTTGCGCGGCGAATACGAGTGTCGTTGATAAGGTGCGTACGGTGCATGGGTTAGAGCTTGCTTGGCACGGCGAAGAACTTCATATGACGATCTCAGGTACAGGCTTCTTATACAATATGGTGCGCATTATTGCAGGCACGTTGTGGGAAGTAGGTACGGGGCGTCGTGATGTGGATTCTGTTGCACAGGCAATTGTTTCAAGGGACCGTGCAAATGCTGGTAAAACAGCGCCTGCACATGGCTTATATTTAGAACAAGTTTTTTATGAATAA
- a CDS encoding energy-coupling factor transporter transmembrane component T family protein, whose translation MMEKMIFGRYIPGESFVHKLDPRSKLLFVFAFIIVVFLANNVITYAILLALTLFVILLSKIRLYFLINGLKPVIFLMMFTLILHLLMTKEGAVILDLGFMKIYEEGLRQGVFISMRFLMLVFMTSILTLTTSPISITDGLETLLNPFKRFKLPVHELALMMSISLRFIPTLMDETDKIMKAQMARGSDLSAGPIKDRLKAVVPLLVPLFVSAFKRAEDLATAMEVRGYRGGEGRTKYRQLKWMTKDTISLALLVAVAVVLFMLRS comes from the coding sequence ATGATGGAAAAAATGATTTTTGGTCGTTACATTCCAGGGGAGTCATTTGTACATAAGCTGGATCCACGTTCAAAATTGTTATTTGTCTTTGCGTTTATTATTGTCGTGTTTTTAGCAAACAATGTCATAACATATGCAATTTTATTGGCATTGACGCTTTTTGTTATATTGCTATCTAAAATCCGTTTGTACTTTTTAATTAATGGGCTCAAGCCGGTCATCTTTTTAATGATGTTCACGTTGATTTTGCATTTACTAATGACAAAAGAGGGAGCCGTTATTTTAGATTTAGGCTTTATGAAAATTTATGAAGAGGGCTTGCGTCAAGGGGTGTTCATTTCGATGCGCTTCTTAATGCTCGTATTTATGACGTCGATATTAACGTTAACGACTTCACCTATTTCGATAACAGACGGGCTAGAGACATTGTTGAATCCGTTTAAACGTTTCAAACTGCCGGTGCATGAGCTGGCGTTAATGATGTCGATTTCATTGCGCTTTATTCCTACATTGATGGATGAGACAGATAAAATTATGAAGGCACAGATGGCACGTGGCTCGGATTTAAGTGCCGGGCCAATAAAAGATCGTTTAAAGGCGGTTGTGCCACTATTAGTACCGCTATTTGTCAGTGCGTTTAAACGTGCAGAGGATTTAGCAACAGCGATGGAGGTACGTGGCTATCGTGGTGGTGAGGGACGTACGAAATATCGTCAGCTAAAATGGATGACGAAAGACACAATTAGTTTAGCGCTACTTGTGGCAGTTGCCGTTGTGCTATTTATGCTACGTAGCTAG
- a CDS encoding energy-coupling factor ABC transporter ATP-binding protein yields MDIQLQQVSYAYSKGTPFEKYALHDVNLSIKSGTYQAIIGHTGSGKSTILQHFNGLLKPSEGTVKIGDRIIEAEKKAKDLKSIRQKVGIVFQFPEHQLFEETVLKDIIFGPMNFGVSQQEAEKRARSLITLVGLPESILEKSPFDLSGGQMRRVAIAGVLAMEPEVIVLDEPTAGLDPRGQKEIMGLFYELHQKKGLTTILVTHSMEDAARYADQVAIMHEGNCVIIGEPRDIFGDEQLLAKYHLEPPRVVKFQRQVEKMIGKQLVKTCLTEEELALEIGLTVRKGRDEA; encoded by the coding sequence ATGGACATCCAACTTCAACAAGTAAGCTATGCCTACTCGAAGGGCACACCGTTTGAAAAGTACGCATTACATGATGTGAACTTATCGATTAAAAGTGGTACATATCAAGCCATTATTGGACACACGGGTTCTGGTAAGTCGACGATATTGCAGCATTTTAACGGGTTATTAAAGCCATCAGAAGGTACAGTCAAAATTGGCGACCGCATAATTGAAGCCGAAAAAAAAGCGAAAGACTTAAAGTCAATTCGTCAAAAGGTAGGTATTGTTTTTCAATTTCCTGAGCATCAATTATTTGAAGAAACGGTTTTAAAGGATATTATATTTGGACCTATGAATTTCGGTGTTTCACAACAAGAGGCCGAAAAACGGGCACGAAGTCTAATTACGCTTGTAGGCTTACCAGAAAGCATTTTAGAAAAGTCGCCGTTTGATTTATCAGGAGGGCAAATGCGTCGTGTGGCGATTGCAGGAGTGCTAGCAATGGAGCCAGAAGTCATCGTTTTAGACGAGCCAACTGCTGGGCTTGATCCTCGTGGTCAAAAAGAGATTATGGGCTTATTTTATGAATTACATCAAAAAAAGGGTTTAACGACGATTCTTGTAACGCACAGTATGGAAGACGCGGCACGTTATGCTGATCAAGTGGCCATCATGCATGAAGGTAACTGTGTAATAATTGGTGAGCCAAGGGATATTTTTGGAGATGAGCAGTTGCTTGCAAAATATCATTTAGAGCCACCACGTGTAGTAAAATTCCAGCGCCAAGTAGAGAAAATGATAGGGAAGCAACTTGTTAAAACATGCTTAACGGAAGAAGAGTTGGCACTTGAAATTGGCCTTACTGTTCGAAAGGGGCGTGATGAGGCATGA
- a CDS encoding energy-coupling factor ABC transporter ATP-binding protein: MTDEILSFNNVTFSYTPDDEKVRNAVEDVTFSINKGEWIAIVGHNGSGKSTIAKLMSGLLFPQLGEIRIKRDVLTEENIWDIRAQMGMVFQNPDNQFVGATVQDDVAFSLENNGVPHEVMVQRVKEALQQVKMEGYINHEPHHLSGGQKQRVAIAGALAMKPQILILDEATSMLDPQGREEVLTIVQALREEIGLTVLAITHDLEEAMLADRIIFMNEGKKYAQGTPSEIFALGEELVKFGLDLPFAMKMTNLLQAHGIQLVGKHMTEEELVNDLWTSNFNK; this comes from the coding sequence ATGACGGATGAGATTTTATCATTTAACAATGTGACATTTTCTTATACACCGGATGACGAGAAAGTACGTAACGCTGTGGAAGATGTGACGTTTTCAATCAATAAAGGGGAATGGATTGCGATTGTCGGACACAATGGTTCAGGTAAATCGACGATAGCTAAGCTAATGAGTGGTTTGTTATTCCCTCAGTTAGGCGAAATACGTATTAAGCGTGATGTGTTAACGGAAGAGAATATTTGGGACATCCGTGCACAAATGGGTATGGTGTTTCAAAATCCAGATAACCAATTTGTCGGTGCTACAGTGCAAGATGATGTCGCGTTTTCATTAGAAAATAATGGCGTACCCCATGAAGTAATGGTACAGCGTGTAAAGGAAGCCTTACAGCAAGTGAAAATGGAAGGCTATATCAACCATGAGCCGCATCATTTATCAGGTGGTCAAAAGCAGCGTGTCGCGATTGCAGGGGCATTAGCGATGAAGCCACAAATTTTAATTTTAGATGAGGCGACTTCAATGTTGGACCCACAAGGGCGTGAAGAAGTACTAACGATCGTACAAGCGCTTCGTGAAGAAATTGGCTTAACTGTACTAGCGATTACACATGATTTAGAAGAGGCAATGTTAGCAGATCGCATTATTTTTATGAATGAAGGCAAAAAGTATGCGCAAGGCACACCGTCAGAAATTTTTGCATTAGGAGAAGAGCTTGTGAAGTTTGGGCTCGATCTACCGTTTGCGATGAAAATGACAAACCTCTTACAAGCACATGGTATACAGCTTGTGGGGAAACATATGACAGAAGAAGAGCTGGTGAATGATTTATGGACATCCAACTTCAACAAGTAA